From a region of the Haematobia irritans isolate KBUSLIRL chromosome 4, ASM5000362v1, whole genome shotgun sequence genome:
- the LOC142233715 gene encoding uncharacterized protein LOC142233715 isoform X1, giving the protein MVLTKEQSQKIVIAAFIVSFCLVIGSIYLHIQQKHHLGRLNIGDKRMKPTVGVEKIPTDDIETNAISVKTTPQPQVNAIEKSRQIIENIEAEYSSEISNESKNEDYFYKVNTNSKTVNSDNLESGESYIMDNDYTPQSTIMDFDYSTSSGESQKEEDPDITEACLRCLCKTVNNCNPTKCSGIDPCGIYMISQLYWIDGGRHITRDTTNDYDEINQDFIDYLRCVNNEKCATETVKGYMKRYKRDCNDDGIIDCRDYIALHLMGPSGCRTKELLAIQKVRMNSCLP; this is encoded by the exons ATGGTATTAACAAAAGAACAAAGCCAGAAAATTGTTATAGCTGCATTTATTGTTTCATTCTGCTTAGTTATCGGCTCAATATATCTGCATATTCAACAAAAACATCATTTGGGTCGACTGAATATCGGCGATAAACGCATGAAACCAACCGTGGGCGTTG AGAAGATCCCCACGGATGACATTGAGACTAATGCGATATCTGTAAAAACAACACCACAGCCACAAGtgaatgctatagaaaaatcaAGACAAATTATAGAGAATATCGAAGCTGAGTATAGTTCGGAAATAAGCAATGAATCGAAAAATGAAGATTACTTCTACAAAGTTAATACAAATAGCAAAACAGTAAATTCCGATAACCTGGAATCTGGCGAATCTTACATCATGGATAATGACTATACTCCACAAAGTACTATAATGGATTTTGATTACTCAACGAGTAGTGGGGAAAGCCAAAAGGAAGAAGATCCCGATATTACTGAAGCGTGCTTACGTTGCCTTTGTAAGACAGTCAATAATTGCAACCCAACAAAATGCTCTGGTATAGATCCTTGTGGAATTTATATGATATCACAATTATATTGGATAGATGGTGGCCGTCATATCACCAGGGATACTACAAATGACTACGATGAAATAAATCAAGATTTTATCG ATTATCTGCGATGTGTTAATAATGAAAAGTGTGCCACAGAAACCGTAAAAGGCTACATGAAGCGATACAAAAGGGATTGCAATGATGATGGCATAATTGATTGTCGAGATTACATTGCATTACATTTGATGGGGCCATCTGGATGTAGAACCAAGGAGTTACTTGCAATACAAAAAGTTAGAATGAATTCTTGTCTCCCATAG
- the LOC142233715 gene encoding uncharacterized protein LOC142233715 isoform X2, which translates to MKPTVGVEKIPTDDIETNAISVKTTPQPQVNAIEKSRQIIENIEAEYSSEISNESKNEDYFYKVNTNSKTVNSDNLESGESYIMDNDYTPQSTIMDFDYSTSSGESQKEEDPDITEACLRCLCKTVNNCNPTKCSGIDPCGIYMISQLYWIDGGRHITRDTTNDYDEINQDFIDYLRCVNNEKCATETVKGYMKRYKRDCNDDGIIDCRDYIALHLMGPSGCRTKELLAIQKVRMNSCLP; encoded by the exons ATGAAACCAACCGTGGGCGTTG AGAAGATCCCCACGGATGACATTGAGACTAATGCGATATCTGTAAAAACAACACCACAGCCACAAGtgaatgctatagaaaaatcaAGACAAATTATAGAGAATATCGAAGCTGAGTATAGTTCGGAAATAAGCAATGAATCGAAAAATGAAGATTACTTCTACAAAGTTAATACAAATAGCAAAACAGTAAATTCCGATAACCTGGAATCTGGCGAATCTTACATCATGGATAATGACTATACTCCACAAAGTACTATAATGGATTTTGATTACTCAACGAGTAGTGGGGAAAGCCAAAAGGAAGAAGATCCCGATATTACTGAAGCGTGCTTACGTTGCCTTTGTAAGACAGTCAATAATTGCAACCCAACAAAATGCTCTGGTATAGATCCTTGTGGAATTTATATGATATCACAATTATATTGGATAGATGGTGGCCGTCATATCACCAGGGATACTACAAATGACTACGATGAAATAAATCAAGATTTTATCG ATTATCTGCGATGTGTTAATAATGAAAAGTGTGCCACAGAAACCGTAAAAGGCTACATGAAGCGATACAAAAGGGATTGCAATGATGATGGCATAATTGATTGTCGAGATTACATTGCATTACATTTGATGGGGCCATCTGGATGTAGAACCAAGGAGTTACTTGCAATACAAAAAGTTAGAATGAATTCTTGTCTCCCATAG